The Candidatus Eremiobacterota bacterium genome segment GAAAAAAGCGGCCCATCATCACAAAATACTGAAGCGCGACCGGTTCCGCTGCCAGGCCCCCGGCTGCCGATGCCGCCGCAACCTCCACGTGCACCATATCATCAGGCGCTCCCAGGGCGGCACCGATGAACCCTGGAACCTCATTGTACTCTGCGAGGCCTGCCATCTCCACCTGCTCCACAATCTGCGGACCCTCACCGTGAAGGGCAGGGCGCCTTATGATCTCATCTTCATCTTCGGCTCCCTCTCGGAAGGCACTCCTTTCCTGATCTATGATAAAGGTCGGAAACGTGGTCACGAATCCTGAGCCGAGAGCGGCCGGATAAGGTGAGCGTCAACAAGAGGAGGGAGGGGAATCCATGGAAAGGGCGGGGCGGGTCTGCATGTGAAAGGCGAACGCTGTCTCCTTATTCTTCCATATTATGAAAATGCTGGCTGTCCCCCCTTTTTTGTGGTATAATTTCTCAGAGACTTCACTATGGAGGGATATATGAAAACATTGCCGGCGCTCCTCGTCATTTTCGCCCTGGCGCTCACCTCTTGTGCCTTCGCCCAGGACTTCACCACCCAGGTCATGTCGGTGAAGGACTGCACTGCCATCATCACCGGGAACGGAACCCTGACCCTCAACTGCGT includes the following:
- a CDS encoding HNH endonuclease signature motif containing protein — its product is KKAAHHHKILKRDRFRCQAPGCRCRRNLHVHHIIRRSQGGTDEPWNLIVLCEACHLHLLHNLRTLTVKGRAPYDLIFIFGSLSEGTPFLIYDKGRKRGHES